GGTAAAGAACTACGTTATGAACTTAAGGAAAAAGTTGAATCAGTTCCTAAAAACTTTTTAGCTTTTTTAGAAAGCTTGTTAGACCTCTTTGTTTCAGTTTTAGATTTTGCAAAAACTGCTTTGGAAGAACAAACTAAAAAGTTTTCAAAAGCTGTAACAACTGGCATGAGTGTTGCAAAAGAAAAATCTAAAGAGCTTAAAAGATTTACAACTAATATAGCATCAAGGTGAATACTAAATGTCATCTCTTGATCTGAATTTAGTAATTGTGTTTTCTTTTGTAATACTGACTTTTACTTCAATTTGTATGCTTGTTGTTTTAGTGCCTGTTGCTTTACAACTTAGTAAAACATTAAGTTCAGCTCAAAGTTTAATTGATTTAGTTAATGATGATTTTGAACCAACCATTAAAGGAGTAAAAGAAAGTATAGGAAATGTTAAAACATTAGTAAAAACAGGTAGTAAGACAATAAGAGCAGGAATAAATGAAGCAGGAGTAATAATTCTTTCATCTGCAAGTGGCATCCTAGCCGGAGTTAGGGACTATTTCTGTAGTTACAAAAATGATGAAACCAGCTACAATGGAACAAGAGGTGAGAAGGATGTCTAAGAAGGAAGGAAGTTTTTTAAAATTTGTTTTTGGAATGTTTTCAGGACTAGTATCAGGATTAATTATAGGACTTTTAATTGCTCCAAAAGCAGGGAAAGAAATGAGGGAGGATTTAGTTAATAAATCAAGGGAGTTAAAAGAAATTACAAAAGATAAGTTATCTGGTAAAGCCTCTCAAGTAGCGACTACTATTCAAGAAAGAGCAAGTAAAATTAGTTCAAGACTTGATGAATTGTCTAAGCGTGGAAGTGAAGTTTTAATTCAAGATGAAGTACAGTAGGACAGCGTTCAGCGTTCAGCGTTCAGCGTTTGGAAAATTTTATTTTCTGCTTTTCACTCTTCTGATTTTAATTAGCCAATATCAAGTTATAGCTGCTAATGAAGAATTAATTCAAAAGCCAGAAATAAAATTAAGAGTTCCTGGTGAGTTAAATGGTTATGAGAGCAATCTTCCTACCGAGATAGATATAAAGAAACTGCCTGATTTTGTAAGTAAAGAACCTTTATCTGATTTAAACCCAATCCCAATAAATACCAGACTAAGATTAATAATTGATAGTTTTATAAATGTAAAAACTTCAATGGCTGGAGATTATTTTAAAGCACATGTAGTAGAAGATTTTTATTTACCTACAAACCCACCACAATTAATTATTCCAAAAGATTCATGGGTAAGAGGTAGAATTAGTTTTTTTAAAAAACCAAATATTTTTATAAGAACAGGTAAAATTGGTTTTCATCTGGATACTTTGGCTACACCTCTTGGAAAGACAGTTCCACTAGATACTGAATTAAACATCCAGCAAGGCTACATCAATGAGCAGGGTTGTTTAACACCACTTGTAAGCTCTAACACAAATAAAAATGCTGATACCTTGCTAAGAAAAAGTTTGCCGTTAGCAATAGAAAAAAATAAGCTTGGCTTATCTTTAGCAGGTGATTTAATTTCAACTTCAGTAACTGCACTATATTTAAAGAAAGAAAATGTAGATGGTATAAACATTAATAAAGGTCAGGAATTACAGCTTGTTTTAGAGAGAGATATTCAACATT
The nucleotide sequence above comes from Candidatus Melainabacteria bacterium. Encoded proteins:
- a CDS encoding YtxH domain-containing protein; translation: MKLTLKRGLLFGLLLGIVSAFLYAPKSGKELRYELKEKVESVPKNFLAFLESLLDLFVSVLDFAKTALEEQTKKFSKAVTTGMSVAKEKSKELKRFTTNIASR
- a CDS encoding YtxH domain-containing protein, coding for MSKKEGSFLKFVFGMFSGLVSGLIIGLLIAPKAGKEMREDLVNKSRELKEITKDKLSGKASQVATTIQERASKISSRLDELSKRGSEVLIQDEVQ